From the Longimicrobium sp. genome, one window contains:
- a CDS encoding DUF4097 family beta strand repeat-containing protein, translating to MNPTRIAAAAALLAALASPLAAQRQGDFRWSGRLASGQEIEIRNLNGDVRAEPASGSEVEVVGRRSGDDVDEVEIRVVRRGDGMLICAVFPNTGGSSRRDRDDDDRRGGDGDCSNRGRRSSRRDFDARVDFVVRVPAGVRLAAASVSGDVSATGLRAAVSAHSVSGNVEVSTSGPAEASSVSGDVTATLGRTGGEDLDFRSVSGNVTLRLPAGIDADFEARTLSGEIESDFPLSHVGRDRGRGWVNVRVGEHVRGTLGRGGADLSVNTVSGNIIVRRTR from the coding sequence ATGAACCCGACCCGGATCGCCGCCGCGGCGGCGCTGCTCGCCGCCCTCGCCTCGCCCCTCGCCGCCCAGCGCCAGGGCGACTTCCGCTGGAGCGGCCGCCTCGCCAGCGGGCAGGAGATCGAGATCCGCAACCTGAACGGCGACGTCCGCGCCGAGCCCGCCTCCGGGAGCGAGGTGGAGGTGGTCGGCCGGCGCAGCGGCGACGACGTGGACGAGGTGGAGATCCGCGTGGTCCGCCGGGGCGACGGGATGCTGATCTGCGCCGTCTTCCCCAACACCGGCGGAAGCTCGCGGCGGGACCGGGACGACGACGACCGCCGCGGCGGCGACGGCGACTGCTCCAATCGCGGGCGCCGCTCGTCCCGGCGCGACTTCGACGCCCGGGTGGACTTCGTGGTGCGCGTCCCGGCCGGCGTGCGGCTGGCGGCGGCCTCCGTCTCCGGCGACGTCTCGGCGACCGGGCTGCGCGCGGCGGTCTCGGCCCACAGCGTGAGCGGCAACGTGGAGGTCTCCACCTCCGGCCCCGCCGAGGCCTCCAGCGTCAGCGGCGACGTGACCGCCACGCTGGGCCGCACGGGCGGCGAGGACCTGGACTTCCGCAGCGTCAGCGGCAACGTCACCCTCCGCCTCCCCGCCGGCATCGACGCCGACTTCGAGGCGCGCACCCTCTCCGGCGAGATCGAGTCCGACTTCCCGCTCAGCCACGTCGGGCGCGACCGCGGGCGCGGGTGGGTGAACGTCCGCGTCGGCGAGCACGTGCGCGGCACCCTGGGCCGCGGCGGCGCCGACCTCTCCGTCAACACCGTCAGCGGCAACATCATTGTGCGGCGCACGCGGTAG
- a CDS encoding FAD-dependent oxidoreductase: MPQSTEGRGVALKVDVLVIGAGQAGLSSAYHLKRRGLAPNRGFVVLDKSPEPGGAWQFRWPSLTLSTVNRIHDLPGMKFSEAVDTDDAEVQASVAVPRYFAAYEKAFGLPVYRPVTVTVVCDRGGRLRIETDRFDVSARGIINCTGTWETPYIPSYPGADRFRGRQLHTRDYRSAGEFAGKHVVVVGGGISAIQLLDEVSRVTTTTWVTRRPPEFREGPFDEAAGRAAVAMVEDRVRRGLPPASVVSVTGIPITPAIEAMRARGVLKRLPMFSDIVEDGVRWPDGTVLRADVILWCTGFRSSLDHLAPLMLRGPGGGIVMTGRLATQVAKDPRVHLVGYGPSASTIGANRAGGAAASELMAFLGLP, from the coding sequence TTGCCCCAGTCCACTGAAGGGCGCGGCGTCGCGCTCAAGGTCGACGTCCTGGTCATCGGGGCCGGCCAGGCCGGGCTGTCGTCGGCGTACCACCTGAAGCGCCGGGGGCTGGCGCCGAACCGGGGCTTCGTGGTGCTGGACAAGTCGCCCGAGCCGGGCGGCGCCTGGCAGTTCCGCTGGCCGTCGCTGACGCTCAGCACCGTCAACCGCATCCACGACCTCCCCGGGATGAAGTTCTCCGAGGCGGTCGACACCGACGACGCCGAGGTGCAGGCGAGCGTCGCGGTGCCGCGGTACTTCGCGGCGTACGAGAAGGCGTTCGGACTCCCCGTCTACCGGCCCGTGACGGTGACGGTGGTGTGCGACCGCGGCGGGCGGCTGCGGATCGAGACGGACCGGTTCGACGTGTCGGCCCGCGGGATCATCAACTGCACGGGGACGTGGGAGACCCCGTACATCCCCAGCTATCCCGGCGCGGACCGCTTCCGGGGGAGGCAGCTGCACACGAGGGACTACCGCTCGGCCGGGGAGTTCGCCGGGAAGCACGTGGTCGTCGTGGGCGGCGGCATCTCGGCGATCCAGCTGCTCGACGAGGTCTCGCGGGTCACCACCACCACCTGGGTGACGCGGAGGCCGCCGGAGTTCCGCGAGGGGCCGTTCGACGAGGCGGCCGGCCGCGCGGCCGTGGCCATGGTCGAAGACCGGGTGCGCCGCGGCCTCCCGCCCGCCTCCGTCGTCTCGGTGACGGGGATCCCGATCACCCCCGCGATCGAGGCGATGCGGGCCCGCGGCGTGCTGAAGCGGCTCCCGATGTTCAGCGACATCGTGGAAGACGGCGTCCGCTGGCCCGACGGCACCGTGCTCCGGGCCGACGTCATCCTCTGGTGCACCGGCTTCCGCAGCTCGCTCGACCACCTGGCGCCGCTGATGCTGCGCGGGCCCGGCGGCGGCATCGTCATGACCGGTCGGCTGGCGACGCAGGTGGCGAAGGACCCGCGCGTCCACCTGGTCGGCTACGGCCCCTCCGCCTCCACCATCGGCGCCAACCGCGCCGGCGGCGCCGCGGCGAGCGAGCTGATGGCGTTCCTGGGATTGCCGTGA
- a CDS encoding Gfo/Idh/MocA family oxidoreductase codes for MSGRPDGGGEFRVGLIGYGLAGAAFHAPLIAATPGLGLAAVVTSNAERARQARAEHPGVEVADSAERLWERADELDLVVVASPNRSHVPLALAALEAGLAVVVDKPLAATAADARRLVDEARSRGLLLTVFQNRRWDGDFLTLRRLLAEGALGGVHRFESRFERWRPTPKPGWRERGDPAEAGGALYDLGSHLVDQALVLFGPVRHVYAELDRRRPGVEVDDDAYVALTHASGVRSHLWMSAVAAEHAGRFRVLGSRAAFVKGGLDVQEEALRRGRWPGNHGWGEEPPERWGRLGAGEEWVSVPTERGAWPEFYAGVAAALRDGAPPPVDPADAVAGLEVIEAARRSAAERVVVCMNSPDHG; via the coding sequence ATGAGCGGAAGACCGGATGGAGGAGGAGAGTTCCGGGTGGGCCTGATCGGCTACGGCCTGGCGGGCGCCGCCTTCCACGCGCCCCTGATCGCCGCCACGCCGGGGCTAGGGCTCGCGGCGGTGGTCACCTCGAACGCCGAGCGCGCCCGGCAGGCCCGAGCCGAGCACCCCGGGGTGGAGGTGGCCGACTCCGCCGAGCGGCTGTGGGAGCGCGCCGACGAGCTGGACCTGGTGGTGGTGGCGTCGCCGAACCGCAGCCACGTCCCGCTCGCGCTCGCGGCGCTGGAGGCGGGGCTCGCGGTGGTGGTGGACAAGCCGCTCGCCGCCACCGCCGCGGACGCGCGCCGCTTGGTGGACGAGGCCCGCTCGCGCGGCCTCCTCCTCACCGTCTTCCAGAACCGCCGCTGGGACGGCGACTTCCTGACGCTCCGCCGCCTCCTGGCCGAGGGCGCGCTGGGCGGCGTCCACCGCTTCGAGTCGCGCTTCGAGCGCTGGCGCCCTACGCCGAAGCCGGGGTGGCGCGAGCGCGGCGACCCCGCCGAGGCGGGCGGCGCGCTGTACGACCTGGGGAGCCACTTGGTCGACCAGGCGCTGGTGCTGTTCGGCCCGGTGCGCCACGTGTACGCCGAGCTGGACCGGCGCCGGCCCGGGGTGGAGGTGGACGACGACGCGTACGTGGCGCTGACGCACGCGTCCGGCGTCCGCTCGCACCTGTGGATGAGCGCCGTCGCCGCGGAGCACGCGGGGCGCTTCCGCGTGCTGGGGAGCCGCGCGGCGTTCGTGAAGGGCGGCCTGGACGTGCAGGAGGAGGCGCTGCGCCGCGGCCGCTGGCCGGGCAACCACGGGTGGGGCGAGGAGCCGCCGGAGCGCTGGGGGCGCCTGGGCGCCGGGGAGGAGTGGGTGAGCGTGCCGACGGAGCGCGGCGCCTGGCCGGAGTTCTACGCGGGCGTCGCCGCGGCGCTCAGGGACGGAGCCCCGCCGCCGGTCGACCCGGCCGATGCTGTCGCGGGACTGGAGGTCATCGAGGCCGCCCGGCGCTCGGCCGCGGAGCGCGTGGTGGTCTGCATGAATTCGCCAGACCACGGCTGA
- a CDS encoding sulfite exporter TauE/SafE family protein: MPHHDLSALSLALVLLASALGGAINAIAGGGTLLTFPALVGLGVPPLVANATSTVALWPGALGSMWGYREELGGARAWVLRLTLPSLAGGALGAWLLLRTPAERFERIVPFLVLGATLLFLLQGQITRRMRERLARTPPGPAHDDGGDPAVAPWLFVVAQFATGVYGGYFGAGIGILMLATLGLMGFTNIHRMNGLKNWGALCMNAVAAGIFAFSGIVSWPVALTMAVGGLLGGYAGSRLAQRVGQQPVRRAIVAIGFASFLFLLLRGL, encoded by the coding sequence ATGCCGCACCACGACCTCTCCGCGCTCTCCCTGGCGCTCGTCCTGCTGGCGTCGGCGCTCGGCGGCGCGATCAACGCCATCGCCGGCGGGGGGACGCTGCTCACCTTCCCTGCGCTCGTCGGGCTGGGGGTGCCGCCGCTGGTGGCGAACGCCACCAGCACGGTGGCGCTCTGGCCGGGCGCGCTGGGGAGCATGTGGGGGTACCGTGAAGAGCTCGGCGGCGCCCGCGCCTGGGTGCTCCGCCTGACGCTGCCCAGCCTGGCCGGCGGCGCGCTGGGCGCGTGGCTCCTGCTCCGCACCCCGGCCGAGCGCTTCGAGCGCATCGTGCCGTTCCTGGTGCTCGGGGCCACCCTCCTCTTCCTCCTCCAGGGCCAGATCACGCGCCGGATGCGCGAGCGGCTCGCGCGCACTCCCCCCGGCCCGGCCCACGACGACGGCGGCGACCCGGCGGTGGCGCCGTGGCTGTTCGTCGTCGCGCAGTTCGCCACCGGCGTCTACGGAGGCTACTTCGGCGCGGGGATCGGCATCCTGATGCTGGCCACGCTGGGGCTGATGGGCTTCACCAACATCCACCGCATGAACGGGCTGAAGAACTGGGGCGCGCTGTGCATGAACGCCGTCGCCGCGGGGATCTTCGCCTTCAGCGGCATCGTCAGCTGGCCGGTGGCGCTCACCATGGCGGTGGGCGGGCTGCTGGGCGGCTACGCGGGCTCGCGCCTGGCCCAGCGCGTGGGCCAGCAGCCCGTGCGCCGCGCCATCGTGGCCATCGGCTTCGCCTCCTTCCTCTTCCTCCTCCTGCGCGGACTGTGA
- the aspS gene encoding aspartate--tRNA(Asn) ligase produces MISGLEGLDGTEVLVKGFVVNTRVLRRVVFLIVQDRSGSVQVMVERGEPATGLERVAVDVTPGSAVEVRGTFRLNPHVKAGGMEIAAAGIDVVSRAEPGLPVEEASAPELQLDWRFLSLRRPRHHLLFEVQTTTEKAMRDFWIQRGFVEIHSPKLMHSASESGSETFSMEYFELGKAYLAQSPQFYKQMAMAAGLERVFEIGPVFRAEPSMTPRHATEFTSVDLEMSWIDSHEDVMSFEEEWLRSILQTVSAEHGEEIAKHFGVEVRVPPVPFPRITMEEAHAFLARAGHEIAPATKPGDLDTEGERIIARHMLEERGSEFFFITEYPVSLRPFYHMRDPERPHVTRSFDLLWKGVEITTGAQREHRYEQLARQAQEAGLRESVEYYLDFFRYGCPPHGGLGFGLARMLMLMLGLPSIREATFLHRSPNRLTP; encoded by the coding sequence ATGATATCCGGGCTGGAGGGCCTGGACGGTACGGAAGTGCTGGTCAAGGGTTTCGTCGTCAACACGCGCGTCCTGCGGCGGGTCGTCTTCCTGATCGTCCAGGACCGCAGCGGGAGCGTGCAGGTGATGGTCGAGCGCGGCGAGCCCGCCACCGGGCTCGAGCGCGTCGCCGTGGACGTCACGCCGGGCTCGGCGGTGGAGGTGCGCGGCACCTTCCGCCTGAACCCGCACGTCAAGGCGGGCGGGATGGAGATCGCGGCCGCCGGGATCGACGTCGTGAGCCGCGCCGAGCCCGGACTGCCGGTCGAGGAGGCGTCCGCGCCGGAGCTGCAGCTGGACTGGCGGTTCCTCTCGCTCCGCCGCCCGCGCCACCACCTCCTGTTCGAGGTCCAGACGACCACCGAGAAGGCGATGCGGGACTTCTGGATCCAGCGCGGGTTCGTGGAGATCCACTCGCCGAAGCTGATGCACAGCGCGAGCGAGTCGGGCTCGGAGACCTTCAGCATGGAGTACTTCGAGCTCGGCAAGGCCTACCTCGCGCAGTCGCCGCAGTTCTACAAGCAGATGGCCATGGCGGCGGGGCTCGAGCGGGTGTTCGAGATCGGGCCCGTGTTCCGGGCGGAGCCGTCGATGACGCCCAGGCACGCGACGGAGTTCACGAGCGTGGACCTGGAGATGTCGTGGATCGACTCGCACGAGGACGTGATGTCGTTCGAGGAGGAGTGGCTGCGGTCGATCCTCCAGACCGTGAGCGCGGAGCACGGCGAAGAGATCGCAAAGCACTTCGGCGTGGAGGTGCGCGTCCCCCCGGTTCCCTTCCCGCGCATCACGATGGAGGAGGCGCACGCGTTCCTCGCGCGGGCGGGCCACGAGATCGCGCCGGCCACCAAGCCGGGAGACCTGGATACCGAGGGGGAGCGGATCATCGCGCGGCACATGCTGGAGGAGCGCGGAAGCGAGTTCTTCTTCATCACCGAATACCCCGTGAGCCTCCGCCCCTTCTACCACATGCGCGACCCGGAGCGCCCGCACGTCACCCGGAGCTTCGACCTCCTCTGGAAGGGGGTGGAGATCACCACCGGCGCCCAGCGCGAGCACCGGTACGAGCAGCTCGCGCGGCAGGCCCAGGAGGCGGGCCTCCGCGAGTCGGTGGAGTACTACCTCGACTTCTTCCGCTACGGCTGCCCGCCGCACGGGGGGCTGGGCTTCGGGCTCGCCCGCATGCTGATGCTCATGCTCGGGCTGCCCTCGATCCGCGAGGCGACGTTCCTCCACCGGAGCCCGAACCGGCTCACCCCTTAG
- the cysD gene encoding sulfate adenylyltransferase subunit CysD, with protein MDSDPRSPSPQVREAAAPARRTGLRRGHLAQLESEAIYVLRETAAQFERPVLLFSGGKDSICMVHLARKAFWPGKIPFPLLHVDTGHNFPETLEFRDRLAASTGAELIVRRVQDSIDAGRCVEEPGPNPSRNALQTVTLLDALRELRADAALGGGRRDEEKARAKERFFSHRDRFGQWDPKNQRPELWNLFNGLRHPGEHFRVFPLSNWTELDVWQYVERERIELPSLYFAHRREVVERDGMLLAVGPHNRALPGERSGVRRVRCRTVGDMTCTGLWESAATTVEEVVREVAAARRAERGGRGDDRRGEAAMEDRKRQGYF; from the coding sequence ATGGATTCTGATCCACGCTCTCCGTCCCCGCAGGTGCGCGAGGCGGCCGCGCCCGCACGGCGGACGGGGCTGCGCCGCGGGCACCTGGCCCAGCTGGAGAGCGAGGCGATCTACGTGCTGCGCGAGACGGCCGCGCAGTTCGAGCGCCCGGTCCTGCTCTTCAGCGGCGGCAAGGACTCGATCTGCATGGTGCACCTGGCGAGGAAGGCGTTCTGGCCGGGGAAGATCCCCTTCCCCCTCCTGCACGTCGACACCGGCCACAACTTCCCCGAGACGCTCGAGTTCCGCGACCGGCTCGCCGCGTCCACCGGCGCCGAGCTGATCGTTCGCCGGGTGCAGGACTCGATCGACGCCGGGCGGTGCGTGGAGGAGCCGGGGCCCAACCCCAGCCGCAACGCGCTGCAGACCGTCACCCTGCTCGACGCGCTCCGCGAGCTGCGCGCCGACGCCGCCCTGGGCGGGGGCCGGCGCGACGAGGAGAAGGCCCGCGCCAAGGAGCGCTTCTTCAGCCACCGCGACCGCTTCGGCCAGTGGGACCCGAAGAACCAGCGCCCCGAGCTCTGGAACCTCTTCAACGGCCTGCGGCACCCCGGCGAGCACTTCCGCGTCTTCCCCCTCTCCAACTGGACCGAGCTGGACGTCTGGCAGTACGTCGAGCGCGAGCGGATCGAGCTGCCTTCGCTGTACTTCGCGCACCGCCGCGAGGTGGTGGAGCGCGACGGGATGCTGCTGGCGGTGGGCCCCCACAACCGCGCGCTCCCGGGCGAGCGCTCCGGCGTGCGGCGGGTGCGCTGCCGCACCGTGGGCGACATGACCTGCACGGGGCTGTGGGAGAGCGCGGCCACGACGGTCGAAGAGGTGGTGCGCGAGGTGGCCGCCGCCCGCCGGGCCGAGCGCGGCGGGCGCGGCGACGACCGGCGCGGCGAGGCGGCGATGGAAGACCGCAAGCGGCAGGGGTACTTCTGA
- the cysN gene encoding sulfate adenylyltransferase subunit CysN: MRAVPPLAESPGEASPAPAAAGHAAAEPDLLRFTTAGSVDDGKSTLIGRLLHDTGAIPDDQLEAVHAASRRRGESWLNLALLTDGLRAEREQNITIDVAYRYFATPRRRFIVADTPGHLQYTRNMVTGASTAELAVVLVDARKGVLTQSRRHAFIASLLGIPHVVVAVNKMDLVDYAEDVFEAIAAEYREFAARLDVPDLAFIPVSALHGDNVVEKGARMPWYGGTTLLHHLETVNVGGGNLVDFRFPVQYVVRPHQDYRGLAGRVASGTVAPGEEVVVLPGGQASRVRAVETADGALEEAVAGDSVVLTLEDEIDAGRGDLVVRRRNLPVVSGRLDAMLCWMDAQPLDPAADYLLLHTTRRVRAFVTEVVYRIDVDTLHRQQARTLEMNDVGRVQLAATEPLCFDPYARNRATGSFVLVDPRTHATVAAGMIRGEAVAAPVAESAKCEVRSAKCDGRQTSPGVVWEEWNVPREEREARNGHRAAVLWFTGLPAAGKSTLARALERALFASGCQTVLLDGDQVRHGLCGDLGFSPADRAENLRRVGEAARLFFEHGEIVLCTFVSPFADDRRRVRGLFPRGRFFEVWVRASVETCAARDPKGLYARAARGEMTGLTGVDAPYEAPAEPELVADTEAEDVDALVEAILRRLRDEGIVPES, from the coding sequence ATGCGGGCCGTCCCCCCCCTCGCGGAAAGCCCGGGCGAGGCGTCCCCCGCCCCCGCGGCGGCCGGGCACGCCGCGGCCGAGCCCGACCTGCTGCGCTTCACCACGGCGGGGAGCGTGGACGACGGCAAGAGCACGCTCATCGGCCGGCTGCTGCACGACACCGGGGCCATCCCCGACGACCAGCTGGAGGCCGTCCACGCGGCCAGCCGGCGCCGCGGCGAGAGCTGGCTGAACCTGGCGCTCCTCACCGACGGGCTGCGCGCCGAGCGCGAGCAGAACATCACCATCGACGTGGCGTACCGCTACTTCGCCACCCCGCGCCGCCGCTTCATCGTCGCCGACACGCCGGGGCACCTCCAGTACACGCGCAACATGGTGACCGGGGCCAGCACGGCGGAGCTGGCCGTGGTGCTGGTGGACGCCCGCAAGGGGGTGCTCACCCAGTCCCGCCGGCACGCCTTCATCGCCTCGCTGCTCGGCATCCCGCACGTCGTCGTCGCGGTGAACAAGATGGACCTGGTGGACTACGCGGAAGACGTCTTCGAGGCGATCGCCGCGGAGTACCGCGAGTTCGCCGCGCGGCTCGACGTCCCCGACCTCGCCTTCATCCCCGTCTCGGCGCTCCACGGCGACAACGTGGTGGAGAAGGGCGCCCGCATGCCCTGGTACGGCGGGACCACCCTGCTGCACCACCTGGAGACGGTGAACGTCGGAGGCGGCAACCTGGTGGACTTCCGCTTCCCCGTGCAGTACGTGGTGCGCCCCCACCAGGACTACCGCGGCCTGGCGGGGCGCGTGGCCTCGGGGACCGTGGCGCCGGGCGAGGAGGTGGTGGTGCTCCCCGGCGGGCAGGCGAGCCGGGTGCGCGCGGTGGAGACCGCCGACGGGGCGCTGGAGGAGGCGGTGGCGGGCGACTCGGTGGTGCTGACGCTGGAAGACGAGATCGACGCCGGGCGCGGCGACCTGGTGGTGCGCCGGCGCAACCTCCCCGTGGTGTCGGGCCGCCTGGACGCCATGCTCTGCTGGATGGACGCCCAGCCGCTGGACCCGGCGGCCGACTACCTCCTCCTCCACACCACCCGCCGGGTGCGCGCGTTCGTCACCGAGGTGGTCTACCGCATCGACGTCGACACCCTGCACCGCCAGCAGGCGCGCACGCTGGAGATGAACGACGTCGGCCGCGTGCAGCTCGCCGCCACGGAGCCGCTCTGCTTCGACCCCTACGCGCGCAACCGCGCCACGGGGAGCTTCGTCCTGGTGGACCCGCGCACCCACGCCACCGTGGCGGCGGGGATGATCCGCGGCGAGGCGGTGGCGGCGCCCGTCGCGGAGAGTGCGAAGTGCGAAGTGCGAAGTGCGAAGTGCGACGGGCGGCAGACGTCTCCGGGCGTGGTCTGGGAGGAGTGGAACGTCCCGCGCGAGGAGCGCGAGGCGAGGAACGGCCACCGGGCCGCCGTGCTCTGGTTCACGGGCCTCCCCGCCGCGGGGAAGAGCACCCTGGCCCGGGCGCTGGAGCGGGCGCTGTTCGCGTCGGGGTGCCAGACGGTGCTGCTGGACGGCGACCAGGTGCGCCACGGGCTGTGCGGCGACCTGGGCTTCAGCCCCGCCGACCGCGCCGAGAACCTCCGCCGCGTGGGCGAGGCGGCCCGGCTCTTCTTCGAGCACGGCGAGATCGTGCTCTGCACCTTCGTCTCCCCCTTCGCGGACGACCGGCGGCGGGTGCGCGGGCTCTTCCCCCGCGGGCGCTTCTTCGAGGTCTGGGTGCGGGCGAGCGTGGAGACGTGCGCGGCGCGCGACCCCAAGGGCCTCTACGCCCGGGCCGCGCGCGGGGAGATGACGGGGCTCACCGGCGTCGACGCCCCCTACGAGGCGCCCGCCGAGCCGGAGCTGGTGGCCGACACCGAGGCCGAGGACGTCGACGCCCTGGTCGAAGCGATCCTCCGGCGGCTCCGCGACGAGGGGATCGTCCCTGAATCCTGA
- a CDS encoding FAD/NAD(P)-binding protein, whose amino-acid sequence MRQISPDEHGSRPHTIVIVGGGFSGTLTAAHLLRGEWPGGLHVVLVNRSGPLARGVAYGTRSAAHVLNVPAARMSAFPGDEDHFLRFAQGRDPSVTAGSFVPRSLYGDYLEWVLREAVAARPAATRFTHRVAHAVDLRLRPGEGAEVVLEDGGGASPLRADRVVLAAGSFPPADPPVPDPAFFAGDPRYVRDPWAPGALDGVDPDRPVLLVGTGLTMLDVALDLRGRGLGAPLYAISRRGLLPRPHRSPASPPRPVELSAALLAGPWTVRRYLREVRRKVAASPDLDWRDVLASIRPVTPALWAALPQSERARFLRHLQPYWDVHRHRAAPEAAAAVDELVRSGRLRVIAGRVLRLRPGPGAVRASFRRRGGGAEEVVRVGTVVNCTGPSGNVAALGEPLLDSLLARGLLTPDPLGLGVRTGPDHALLDREGRASEILFYTGPLLKAEHWESTAVPELRLHAARLAAHLRATAPAPALP is encoded by the coding sequence ATGAGACAGATATCGCCGGACGAGCACGGCTCCAGGCCCCACACCATCGTCATCGTCGGCGGCGGGTTCTCGGGCACGCTGACCGCGGCGCACCTGCTGCGCGGCGAGTGGCCGGGCGGGCTGCACGTGGTGCTGGTGAACCGCTCGGGCCCGCTGGCGCGCGGCGTGGCGTACGGCACCCGCAGCGCGGCGCACGTGCTGAACGTGCCCGCCGCCCGGATGAGCGCCTTCCCCGGCGACGAAGACCACTTCCTCCGCTTCGCCCAGGGGCGCGACCCCTCCGTCACGGCGGGCTCGTTCGTGCCGCGTAGCCTCTACGGCGACTACCTGGAGTGGGTGCTGCGGGAGGCGGTGGCGGCGCGCCCGGCCGCGACGCGGTTCACGCACCGCGTGGCGCACGCGGTCGACCTCCGCCTCCGCCCCGGGGAGGGCGCCGAGGTGGTGCTGGAAGACGGCGGCGGCGCCTCGCCGCTCCGCGCCGACCGAGTGGTGCTGGCGGCGGGGAGCTTCCCCCCGGCCGACCCGCCCGTGCCGGACCCCGCGTTCTTCGCGGGCGACCCGCGCTACGTCCGCGACCCCTGGGCGCCGGGCGCGCTGGACGGCGTGGACCCTGACCGCCCGGTGCTCCTGGTGGGGACCGGCCTCACCATGCTCGACGTGGCGCTCGACCTGCGGGGCCGGGGCCTGGGCGCCCCGCTGTACGCCATCTCCCGCCGCGGGCTCCTCCCCCGCCCCCACCGCTCGCCCGCGTCGCCGCCGCGCCCGGTGGAGCTCTCCGCCGCGCTGCTGGCCGGGCCCTGGACCGTGCGCCGCTACCTGCGCGAGGTGCGCCGCAAGGTGGCCGCCTCGCCCGACCTGGACTGGCGCGACGTGCTGGCGTCGATCCGCCCGGTGACGCCCGCGCTGTGGGCCGCGCTCCCGCAGAGCGAGCGGGCGCGCTTCCTCCGCCACCTGCAGCCGTACTGGGACGTGCACCGCCACCGGGCCGCCCCCGAGGCCGCGGCCGCCGTGGACGAGCTGGTCCGCTCCGGGCGCCTGCGGGTGATCGCCGGCCGGGTGCTCCGGCTGCGCCCCGGGCCCGGCGCGGTGCGCGCGAGCTTCCGCCGGCGGGGCGGCGGGGCGGAGGAGGTGGTGAGGGTGGGCACGGTGGTCAACTGCACCGGCCCCAGCGGCAACGTCGCCGCGCTGGGCGAGCCGCTGCTCGACTCGCTCCTCGCCCGGGGCCTGCTCACTCCCGATCCGCTGGGGCTCGGCGTCCGCACCGGCCCGGACCACGCGCTGCTGGACCGGGAGGGGCGTGCGTCGGAGATCCTCTTCTACACCGGCCCCCTGCTGAAGGCGGAGCACTGGGAGAGCACCGCCGTCCCCGAGCTCCGCCTCCACGCCGCCCGGCTGGCGGCGCACCTGCGCGCCACCGCACCCGCTCCCGCGCTCCCGTAG
- a CDS encoding type II secretion system F family protein yields MPTFAYSARATTGEILNGEIELPTRDEVVGYLVRQRLRPISVNAKAKELSLQIGTGVKTREVVIFTRQFATMINAGLPLVQSLSILAEQTENKAFRKIIEQVLQDIQAGQTLADAMRKHPKIYTELYVNMVAAGEAGGILDTILLRLAVFLEKNDALIRKIKGAMTYPAVMLFVVIGCTTVLLWKVVPVFAEMFAGAGLELPAPTRVVLAISNFLQSYIWLMILGMIAGVFALRQYYKTDQGQLQIDRLLLRLPVLGNLFRKSAVSRFTRTLGTLVSSGVSILEGLQITARTAGNRVVHDAVMKSRASIAGGATIADPLKASGVFPPMVVQMINVGEQTGGLDEMLSKIADFYDDEVDAAVSALTSILEPIMIVVMGIVIGGIVVAMYLPMFDMINAVQ; encoded by the coding sequence ATGCCCACCTTTGCCTACAGCGCCCGCGCCACGACGGGCGAGATCCTGAACGGCGAGATCGAGCTGCCCACCCGCGACGAGGTGGTGGGCTACCTGGTGCGCCAGCGGCTGCGCCCGATCTCGGTGAACGCCAAGGCCAAGGAGCTCTCGCTCCAGATCGGCACCGGGGTGAAGACCCGCGAGGTGGTGATCTTCACCCGCCAGTTCGCCACCATGATCAACGCGGGCCTGCCGCTGGTGCAGAGCCTCTCGATCCTGGCCGAGCAGACCGAGAACAAGGCGTTCCGCAAGATCATCGAGCAGGTGCTGCAGGACATCCAGGCCGGCCAGACGCTTGCCGACGCCATGCGCAAGCACCCCAAGATCTACACCGAGCTGTACGTGAACATGGTGGCCGCGGGCGAGGCGGGCGGCATCCTGGACACCATCCTGCTGCGCCTGGCGGTGTTCCTGGAGAAGAACGACGCCCTGATCCGCAAGATCAAGGGCGCCATGACCTACCCGGCGGTGATGCTCTTCGTGGTGATCGGCTGCACCACGGTGCTGCTCTGGAAGGTGGTGCCGGTGTTCGCAGAGATGTTCGCCGGGGCGGGGCTCGAGCTGCCGGCGCCCACCCGCGTGGTGCTGGCCATCAGCAACTTCCTGCAGAGCTACATCTGGCTGATGATCCTGGGAATGATCGCGGGGGTGTTCGCGCTCCGGCAGTACTACAAGACCGACCAGGGGCAGCTGCAGATCGACCGGCTGCTGCTGAGGCTGCCGGTGCTGGGCAACCTCTTCCGCAAGTCGGCGGTCTCGCGCTTCACCCGCACGCTGGGCACGCTGGTCTCCTCGGGCGTCTCCATCCTGGAGGGGCTGCAGATCACCGCGCGCACGGCGGGCAACCGCGTGGTGCACGACGCGGTGATGAAGTCGCGCGCCAGCATCGCCGGCGGCGCCACCATCGCCGACCCGCTCAAGGCCTCGGGCGTGTTCCCGCCGATGGTGGTGCAGATGATCAACGTGGGCGAGCAGACGGGCGGCCTGGACGAGATGCTCTCCAAGATCGCCGACTTCTACGACGACGAGGTGGACGCGGCGGTCTCGGCGCTCACCTCGATCCTGGAGCCGATCATGATCGTGGTGATGGGCATCGTGATCGGCGGCATCGTGGTGGCCATGTACCTGCCCATGTTCGACATGATCAACGCGGTGCAGTAG